The nucleotide sequence GCGCAGGTCTTCAAACGCGAAGATGGCCCCACCATAGGCGATAAGCTTTTCCACGGTGGTTCCGTCAGTGTATGTGACCTTAACGCGCGCCACGACCGTGTCCGCCTCGGTGACGTTCGTGGTCGCCCACAGGAAGCGCAATTCGCCGGCCTTGCGGTCGCCAAGTGGGATATCGATCGATTTCGGCCATTCTCCCGCCGGATTGAGCGCGCCCGCCATCCAGAGCGCCGGGCCAACGCTGAACGTCGTGCCCGCAAGGGTTTCGAGTTTCGAGTGACTGGCTCCGAGTTCGGGGATGGGGCTCGGAACTCGAAACTCGGAACTCGGAACCGGCAGTTCGACCGTGAAGCCCTTGTGAGTGGACATGTCCACCGGCTTGCGGTCCCAGAACGTGCGGAACGCCTCATCCGGGTCATAGCCAAGCGCGTCCAGGCCGGGCTGGCCGCCGTTCCACGCGTACTCGCCAGCTAGAAGGTAGGCCACGAACTGGATGAAACTCGCGCCGCCAACGAGGTCGGTGCTCATCGAATAGCCCGCCCAGGTCGTCTGGCAGAGGCCCATCGCCTTCTCATTGCCCAGCACACGCGCGAAATTCTGGATATTGCCGCGCTCATACCACGGGCATCCCACGACCTGGAAGCCTTCCTTCTGCCAGATCCCCACGCTCGGGAAATCGGGTTTCTGGGCATCGTAGTGCCAGTCGGCGATGATGATGTCCTTCGGCAAGCCGGACCGGCGGGCCTTTGCGGTGGGCACGTCCGGCGCGTTGCCGGCGTCGTTGGCTTCGTCCGGCCAGTGCAGGAACTCGTCGCCCCACATCATCGTGGCGATGCCCTTCGCCTTCAGCCAGTCGTGGACCTTGTTGACGTCCTCGAGGATCAGGTCATTCACCGGCTTGCTGACGCCCTTCGGCGGGAAGAGGCCGCCGGTGGTGATCTCGTCTCGGCCGATGTGGAAGGTCTTCGGCTTGAAGATGTCGATCGCTTCCTGCATCACCGGGAACAGGATGTCCGTGTAGACGCGTCCCTTGGTGGGGTCGTACTGGTAGCGCTTCACCGGATCCGTGGCCACATCCAGGTTCTGGCCGTTCACGAACATCCAGTCGGCGTGACCGAGGCCGTTGACCAGAGGGATCGGCTCCATGAAGTGCGCCCGCGCATAGTCCACGGTCTTCTTCATATCCGCCAACGGTGTGGAGCGACCCTTGTCCCAGATCTTGGGCTGCGACTTCCACTGCGAGAAGTCCACCTGGTACAGCATCTGGTTCAACTTCGTCGCGGCGCAGATTTTGGAGATCATCGCCTCGTGGAACGGGACCGACTGCGGCCCGCCGAACCAGTGAACGCCCCGGAAAGGCATGGAGGGCCAGTCGCGTATCTTCACGGCCTTGATGTACACCCCGTCCTGGTCCACCCGGATGAGCTGCTTCAGCGTCTGGATGCCATAATAGACGCCGCGCGGGTCGGAGCCGACAACAGACACGCCGTATTCCCCCGAGAGGAGCCTATAGGCCTCAGGATTGGACGGTGGTGTTAGGCTGGCCTCGTACTTGTCGCCAACCGGCCAAACATAGATATCCACGCTGTTACGCAGTTCGTCTATCGGACCGTTTAGGTCACCGATGGGCAGGCTAAGGCCCCACACGTCCTCGAGTTCGGCCTGGAGTTCCTTCGCGCCCTGCTTGGCCTCAGGCGAGGCCGACTTCATCACGTAGATACGGCTGAACTTGTCGAGACGCGCCTTGCCCTCGCCAACCTTCATCTCCTTCGGGTGCGGGATCACCGGCAGTTCGGCGCGGTACGGAACGCGGGCGGTGTCGATGTCCTTCACCTTTGCGCCTGTGGCCATGCCTTCCACGGATTTGTTCGCCACGGGATTGCTGAACTTCCACGTGACAGTCACGCCCTGTTGTCCCGGCTTGACAGGGATCTGCGGTACACCGATGCCGAACCAGAAGACCGGGTTAGCGCGCGCCCAGTCCTGCTGGCCGCCGCGCGCGTCGAAGAGCTTCATCGCCGCCGTGTCCTTGTCGGTGCCTTCCACGGCGATCTCGATGCGGCCGATGCGGCTCTCAAACGTGATCTGCTTCACCAGCGGGCAGAGCTGGCTTGCGTTCTGATCGTCGGTCGTGGCGTACATCGGCACCGTGCCGGATTTGGGGCCGTCGATCGTTTCCGCCTTGAACGGCACCCCCGATATGAGGTTGGCGTTGATGTAGCCGTTGGTGTACTCCACCTCGGCCGGCGCGCCCTTGCTGCCCCAGGTGACCGCGATCTTGACCGTATCGTCCGGCCGGACTTCCACGCGGTACTTGGCCCATGCGCCGTCGGTCTCGTACGCGACCGTTCCGACTTTGGCGTCGCCCTCGGTAGCGGTCGTGAACTTCGGTATTTCCTGATCCTGGTTCAGGATCGGACCCGTCCACCCAGGCTTGACCACGTAGAGATGCGATTCGCGGGTGACCGGGATACCGTTGTAGAAAAGCCGCAGGTGCCGTCCCTGCGAGAACACGGCCCGCACATGCCCGGCGGAAAGGTCCAGGTTCTCGGCCCGCGTCATCGGCAGCCCCAACACGAAGAGAGCGAAAACTATCATTCGAATCATCAGGTATTCCTTTGTGTTATGTCGATTTCCACCACGGAGAAAGCGGAGGACACGGAGGAATTGCTTTTGTCTTCCTCCGTGCTCCTCCGTGTCCTTCGTGCCCTCCGTGGTCGATTCGGGTGTGCTTACGATATTCCAGTCAGTCCCCCTAGAACAGGTGCGCATTCGGTACGCTTGGACTCCACGGTAACACTCTTGATACCGGTTCCGGGCCTCGGATTCGTCCACCTCCACACGCGCTGCGATGTGGCTATCCCCTGGACGCTCTTGCGGTTCACCGTCACGTTCTGGTCGCCGGCCCGCTGGT is from Armatimonadota bacterium and encodes:
- a CDS encoding beta-N-acetylhexosaminidase is translated as MIRMIVFALFVLGLPMTRAENLDLSAGHVRAVFSQGRHLRLFYNGIPVTRESHLYVVKPGWTGPILNQDQEIPKFTTATEGDAKVGTVAYETDGAWAKYRVEVRPDDTVKIAVTWGSKGAPAEVEYTNGYINANLISGVPFKAETIDGPKSGTVPMYATTDDQNASQLCPLVKQITFESRIGRIEIAVEGTDKDTAAMKLFDARGGQQDWARANPVFWFGIGVPQIPVKPGQQGVTVTWKFSNPVANKSVEGMATGAKVKDIDTARVPYRAELPVIPHPKEMKVGEGKARLDKFSRIYVMKSASPEAKQGAKELQAELEDVWGLSLPIGDLNGPIDELRNSVDIYVWPVGDKYEASLTPPSNPEAYRLLSGEYGVSVVGSDPRGVYYGIQTLKQLIRVDQDGVYIKAVKIRDWPSMPFRGVHWFGGPQSVPFHEAMISKICAATKLNQMLYQVDFSQWKSQPKIWDKGRSTPLADMKKTVDYARAHFMEPIPLVNGLGHADWMFVNGQNLDVATDPVKRYQYDPTKGRVYTDILFPVMQEAIDIFKPKTFHIGRDEITTGGLFPPKGVSKPVNDLILEDVNKVHDWLKAKGIATMMWGDEFLHWPDEANDAGNAPDVPTAKARRSGLPKDIIIADWHYDAQKPDFPSVGIWQKEGFQVVGCPWYERGNIQNFARVLGNEKAMGLCQTTWAGYSMSTDLVGGASFIQFVAYLLAGEYAWNGGQPGLDALGYDPDEAFRTFWDRKPVDMSTHKGFTVELPVPSSEFRVPSPIPELGASHSKLETLAGTTFSVGPALWMAGALNPAGEWPKSIDIPLGDRKAGELRFLWATTNVTEADTVVARVKVTYTDGTTVEKLIAYGGAIFAFEDLR